The Saccharomyces mikatae IFO 1815 strain IFO1815 genome assembly, chromosome: 11 genome has a segment encoding these proteins:
- the YPF1 gene encoding aspartic endopeptidase (similar to Saccharomyces cerevisiae YKL100C; ancestral locus Anc_2.481), which translates to MNKSLSALIDSLSEWSSRIFRISPSDMNHGASNKELEQVFEQIDAIVENHNNNLATTFDKISYRVAHKITHLVESHSLLFNYVTLVLIATALVVIGSFTSISSIPFTALPPTKEHPLFDPTDFDIDHDCHVIYHEDDEDKKKKKKSKRFLDMMDEKHAIILPLSSGCTLLALYFVIKKLHLNWLKYVVKILNFNITLLNIPAGTFVYSYFLNSVFRNLSHFTSWNPLVVLPRYRVTIADDNEDLNKIGGFVTNLNYRDGLTNSVVHKKTLNEIESDHWMKHFYRRELVEPKDIKSKRQISNMYFNNALIVSFILSLISTAYFYLSPNNWLISNLVSMNMAIWSISQLKLKNLKAGALILIALFFYDIYFVFGTDVMVTVATNLDIPIKLSIPVKFNTVQNSFNFSMLGLGDIALPGMFIATCYKYDIWKWHLDHDDTEFHLLNWSYVGKYFITAVISYTVSLISAMISLSIFNTAQPALLYIVPSLLISTILVACWNKDFKQFWNFQYDTIEVDKNLKEAIKNKQNSMTYSTFILSEYYDDADKYALLVDDVMENFDDDEEFVQKEDSNDSSEGEYSEEDFSDDESS; encoded by the coding sequence ATGAACAAATCTTTAAGCGCTCTTATAGATAGTCTTTCGGAGTGGTCGTCCCGGATTTTTAGAATCAGTCCATCAGACATGAACCATGGTGCATCCAACAAGGAACTGGAACAAGTTTTCGAACAAATCGACGCTATTGTTGAAAACCACAATAATAACTTAGCCACTACCTTTGATAAGATATCATACCGTGTGGCTCACAAGATCACACACTTGGTTGAAAGCCATTCTTTATTGTTCAATTACGTTACATTGGTCCTCATCGCGACTGCTTTGGTCGTTATTGGTTCATTTACGtctatttcttctattcCATTTACAGCTCTACCTCCTACTAAGGAACACCCATTGTTTGATCCAACAGATTTTGATATAGATCACGATTGCCATGTTATTTACCAcgaagatgacgaagataagaagaaaaaaaaaaaaagcaagagGTTTCTTGATATGATGGATGAAAAGCACGCTATTATATTGCCCTTATCTAGCGGTTGTACTTTACTAGCTCTTTATTTTGTGATCAAGAAACTGCATTTAAACTGGTTAAAGTATGTGGTtaagattttgaatttcaacATAACACTGTTGAATATACCTGCTGGTACATTTGTCTACTCATATTTTCTCAACTCAGTCTTCAGAAACCTATCACATTTTACCTCGTGGAATCCCTTGGTTGTTTTGCCTAGGTATCGTGTGACAATAGCTGATGATAACGAGGACTTGAACAAAATAGGGGGGTTTGTTACCAATTTGAATTACAGAGACGGATTGACCAACTCAGTCGTCCACAAGAAGACATtgaatgaaattgaaagtgaTCACTGGATGAAACATTTTTACAGAAGAGAATTGGTTGAACCTAAGGATATCAAATCGAAGAGGCAGATTAGTAACATGTACTTTAATAATGCTTTAATTGTTTCGTTTATTCTCTCCCTCATTTCCACtgcatatttttatttatcgCCTAATAATTGGTTAATATCTAATTTAGTCAGTATGAATATGGCAATTTGGTCCATTTCTCAactgaaattgaagaatttgaaggCTGGTGCCCTAATATTAATCgccttatttttttatgacATTTACTTTGTCTTTGGTACCGATGTGATGGTAACAGTAGCTACTAACCTTGATATCCCCATAAAACTAAGTATACCGGTCAAGTTTAACACCGTACAAAATAGCTTCAACTTTTCAATGCTGGGATTAGGTGATATTGCCTTGCCTGGTATGTTTATAGCAACGTGCTACAAGTATGACATTTGGAAATGGCATCTTGATCATGACGACACTGAATTCCACCTTTTGAATTGGTCATATGTTGGCAAATACTTTATCACAGCAGTGATAAGTTATACTGTTTCTTTGATATCTGCAATGATATCATTATCTATTTTTAATACTGCTCAACCAGCTTTGTTGTACATCGTTCCTTCCTTATTGATCAGTACTATTTTGGTGGCTTGTTGGAACAAAGATTTCAAGCAATTCTGGAACTTTCAGTATGATACGATTGAAGTGgataaaaatttaaaagaaGCCATCAAGAATAAGCAAAATTCTATGACTTATTCAACTTTTATCTTATCAGAGTACTATGATGACGCTGACAAATACGCCTTGCTTGTTGACGATGTAATGGAGAATtttgatgacgatgaagaattcGTACAAAAGGAAGATTCTAACGACAGTTCTGAGGGAGAGTATTCTGAAGAGGATTTCTCCGACGACGAATCATCttga
- the MTC2 gene encoding Mtc2p (similar to Saccharomyces cerevisiae MTC2 (YKL098W); ancestral locus Anc_2.483) has translation MGDHNLPDFQTCLKFSVTAKKSFLCMYRDDFPQGQLASSMPSTCDIQLKRAINDVYPDGVIKVVVMNSTTASLESLATTRAQEFEIIIIPDINTLSQQDQAKLVNIMRGPRIITEKAQSGRIFIGVVHWNNPVPPSSAAKDGYNASKAAPKTRIFLPTCIHVDAWLKHKFWFACAPPYLDFESSSESSINTRANNSPGEMGEKQQEAEGNRSVVLNEEANLNDVFVASSVKRYILDIMVHLRTHRLTYNAKAGGVYTNSLDDMVLLSRLIGLHSGKMFVSPSHVKKASKWYFPMHLELVQRSSMDSSLLYGSDPNLVDEMLEKLAKIKHEEVDEFKNPLFLESLVVKNVLSKVVPPV, from the coding sequence ATGGGCGATCATAATTTGCCAGATTTTCAGACatgtttgaaattttctgtTACTGCTAAGAAGAGCTTTTTATGTATGTATAGAGATGACTTCCCGCAGGGACAATTAGCTTCTTCAATGCCAAGCACATGCGATATACAACTGAAAAGGGCGATTAATGACGTTTATCCAGATGGGGTAATAAAGGTCGTGGTCATGAACTCGACAACTGCAAGCTTAGAGTCGTTGGCAACTACACGCGCTCaggaatttgaaattatcatcattcCAGATATAAATACGCTTTCACAGCAAGACCAAGCGAAACTAGTGAATATTATGAGAGGCCCCAGGATTATAACCGAGAAGGCACAGTCAGGACGTATTTTTATAGGAGTTGTTCATTGGAATAATCCGGTGCCACCATCAAGCGCTGCGAAGGATGGGTACAATGCAAGTAAGGCAGCTCCAAAAACACGCATCTTTTTACCCACATGCATACACGTAGATGCTTGGCTCAAACACAAATTTTGGTTTGCATGCGCACCGCCATATTTGGATTTTGAGAGTTCATCAGAGTCCAGTATTAACACAAGGGCCAACAATAGCCCTGGAGAGATGGGAGAGAAGCAACAAGAGGCTGAAGGCAATAGGTCGGTCGTATTGAATGAAGAGGCTAATTTGAACGATGTATTTGTCGCATCCAGTGTAAAACGGTACATTCTGGATATTATGGTACATTTGCGAACCCATAGGTTGACGTATAATGCCAAAGCCGGTGGGGTCTACACAAATTCACTAGACGACATGGTATTATTGTCCAGATTAATTGGTTTACATAGTGGCAAGATGTTTGTGTCGCCTTCACATGTGAAGAAGGCGTCCAAGTGGTACTTTCCTATGCACTTGGAACTGGTGCAGCGCTCTTCTATGGACAGTTCGTTGTTGTATGGCAGCGATCCTAACTTGGTAGATGAAATGCTGGAGAAACTTGCGAAGATCAAGCATGAGGAAGTTGATGAGTTTAAAAATCCACTTTTCTTGGAATCTCTTGTAGTGAAAAACGTATTAAGTAAAGTGGTGCCACCTGTATAA
- the HSL1 gene encoding protein kinase HSL1 (similar to Saccharomyces cerevisiae HSL1 (YKL101W); ancestral locus Anc_2.479): protein MTGLVSKSNHTSKSRPSSLAKKAAKRAMAKVNSNPKRSSAHLERVVQSVNDATKRLSQPESTISAATKSSKRKSRDTVGPWKLGKTLGKGSSGRVRLAKNMETGQLAAIKIVPKKKAFVHRSTNGTMPNSYSSSMVTSNVSSPSIVSKEYSNHSQTNPYGIEREIVIMKLISHTNVMALFEVWENKSELYLVLEYVDGGELFDYLVSKGKLPEREAIHYFKQIVEGVSYCHSFNICHRDLKPENLLLDKKNRRIKIADFGMAALELPNKLLKTSCGSPHYASPEIVMGRPYHGGPSDVWSCGIVLFALLTGHLPFNDDNIKKLLLKVQSGKYQMPMNLSAEARDLISKILVIDPAKRITTQEILKHPLIKKYDDLPVNKILRKMKRDNMARGKSNSDLHLLNNVSPSIVTLYSRSDIDESILRSLQILWHGVSRELITAKLLQKPMSEEKLFYSLLLQYKQRHSISLSSASEHKKSAKESSINESKIEHTAEISNSTNEGNNNDVKTPHSLEVHSENTSRFNNNDTSISVNPEINAPVLTQKSQFSLNTLSHQDNDKLEAEIVTLPSAIPIFNASSSRVFRNSYSSISSRSKRSLRLSKSRLSLSASTSKDTVHDGEIPPPQLPKSPSRYSLSRKAIHTSPSNKTINKSLSRNNIAPTATVRRTLQNSASKRSLYSLQSISKRSLNLNDLLVFDDPLPSKISTFENASKSKPHSLESDSDFEILCDQILFGNALDKILEEEEDNERENDTQRQRRHVTNNSSDTITVSDASLNKENAGSKNPTKIGKNPSNMFREPLEEISRLSSFPIFQKENSINSTFLENQKPKRTALSDITNSFNETNEQFFKNKDLGMEKRTHKEQLQRKNGRLSSFKPIQSQELRINSLPNKQSKPSPSLDPRRNVSQPLNSKVESLLQGTKFMKEPPSQCNHESGSLFMDKCAAGETPGEISDDLIESSYVPLTMVASPSRDPSILAESSTIQKPMLSLPSSFLNTSMTFKNLSQMLVDDADDAIDADDADDADNKHLNVPQNQSRSVAMSHPLRKQSARISLTPRSNLNANLSVKRYQGSPGSYLSNDFDGISDMTFAMEIPTNTFTAQAIQLMNNDPRNNMTSVSPKVSSFTKAGGFKSADYVSDGKKADNNEINNIIDNTVRNTKDEKAINIFEDAPSDEGSLNTSSESDSQGSVHRKAVSIDTLATTNVLTPATNVRVSLYWNNNSSGIPRETTEEILSKLRLSPEKPPTPYVQKRFSSTRGSHDSNTLGISQSVQSMFKDLEEDQDEHTSQADMLESSLTCPNQRPSEESTNPQQRVTMLFDEDEEESKKVGGEKIKEEQIKLDDRIVEEPPQVALPIVEKEENADMAENNHLEVPNITSAKATKETATKLGLSANTKKPVNTVKSVKKTKTEDVPVNDKRNWLVKLFQNFSSHNNGTKISKNHVTSISFDDAHMLTLNEFNKNSIDYQLKNLDHKFGRKTVEYDCKFVEGNFKFKIKISSLPNASTVITVKRRSKNSNTTSDKAFEKFNNDVERVIRNAGRS from the coding sequence ATGACTGGTCTCGTTTCAAAATCTAATCATACATCTAAAAGCCGCCCGTCTTCATTAGCCAAAAAAGCTGCCAAGAGAGCTATGGCCAAAGTAAATTCAAACCCAAAAAGATCGTCGGCGCATTTGGAACGTGTGGTACAATCCGTGAACGATGCTACTAAAAGATTGTCACAACCCGAATCCACCATAAGTGCTGCtacaaaatcatcaaagaGGAAATCCAGAGACACAGTAGGTCCTTGGAAGCTAGGAAAAACTTTAGGGAAGGGATCTTCTGGTAGAGTTCGTTTAGCTAAAAATATGGAAACAGGACAACTTGCTGCAATTAAGATTGTtcccaaaaagaaagcgtTCGTTCATCGTTCTACCAACGGAACTATGCCTAATTCCTACTCTTCCTCCATGGTCACCTCCAATGTATCTTCTCCCTCCATAGTATCCAAGGAATATAGCAATCATTCTCAAACTAATCCATATGGTATAGAAAGAGAGATTGTTATCATGAAACTAATATCGCACACAAACGTAATGGCATTATTCGAAGTTTGGGAAAACAAATCAGAACTGTATTTAGTGTTAGAATATGTTGACGGTGGGGAATTATTTGATTACTTGGTCTCGAAGGGAAAGCTACCTGAAAGAGAGGCAATCCATTACTTTAAGCAAATTGTGGAAGGAGTTTCTTATTGTCATTCTTTTAATATATGCCATCGCGATCTGAAGCCTGAAAACTTACTATTagataagaaaaatagaagaaTCAAAATTGCGGATTTTGGTATGGCGGCTTTAGAGCTTCCTAACAAACTTTTAAAGACTTCTTGTGGCTCTCCACATTATGCCTCTCCGGAAATTGTTATGGGTAGACCATATCATGGCGGTCCAAGCGACGTCTGGTCTTGTGGTATCGTCCTATTTGCATTACTGACTGGTCATTTACCATTTAATGATGACAACATCAAGAAGTTGTTACTAAAAGTGCAATCGGGTAAATACCAAATGCCCATGAATTTATCTGCTGAGGCCCGTGAtttaatatcaaaaatactgGTAATTGACCCagcaaaaagaataacCACTCAGGAGATATTGAAGCATCCTCTGATCAAGAAATATGATGATCTTCCCGTCAATAAAATTCtcagaaaaatgaaaagagatAACATGGCGAGAGGGAAATCCAATTCAGATTTACATTTGTTGAATAATGTTTCACCTTCTATTGTAACTCTGTATTCAAGAAGTGATATCGATGAATCTATCTTAAGGAGTTTGCAAATTCTGTGGCATGGAGTTTCTCGTGAATTAATCACAGCCAAATTGCTTCAAAAACCAATGTCGGAGGAAAAACTCTTTTATTCACTGTTGTTACAATACAAACAACGTCATTCAATATCATTGTCCTCAGCGAGCGAACATAAGAAGTCTGCAAAGGAAAGTAGTATAAACGaatcaaaaattgaacatACTGCTGAAATCTCCAATTCTACAAATGAAGGGAACAATAACGATGTGAAAACTCCGCATTCTTTAGAAGTTCACTCAGAAAACACTTCACGattcaataataatgacaCTAGCATAAGTGTTAATCCAGAAATAAACGCCCCTGTGCTGACACAAAAGTCTCAATTCAGCCTCAATACACTCAGCCATCAAGACAATGATAAGCTCGAAGCAGAAATTGTAACATTACCATCTGCTATTCCTATATTCAATGCATCTTCGTCAAGGGTTTTCCGTAACTCATATTCTTCTATATCATCACGTTCGAAAAGGTCGTTACGTTTATCAAAATCCAGATTATCACTGTCTGCTTCAACTTCAAAAGATACTGTGCATGATGGCGAGATACCACCACCCCAACTGCCAAAGTCGCCTTCGAGATATTCGTTGTCAAGGAAGGCAATTCACACTTCTCCATCTAATAAAACAATCAATAAATCTCTTTCAAGGAATAATATAGCCCCAACTGCCACTGTCAGAAGAACACTACAAAACTCAGCCTCAAAGAGATCGTTATACTCTTTACAGTCAATTTCGAAACGTTCACTGAACTTGAATGATTTATTAGTGTTCGACGATCCTCTTCCGAGTAAGATATCAACATTTGAGAATGCTAGTAAATCAAAGCCACACTCTTTGGAATCGGATTCTGACTTTGAGATCTTATGCGATCAGATCTTATTTGGAAATGCTCTAGATAAGATTttggaagaggaagaggacAACGAAAGGGAGAATGACACACAAAGACAGAGAAGACATGTTACGAATAACTCGTCAGATACTATCACGGTATCGGATGCATCTCTGAATAAGGAAAATGCAGGCTCCAAAAATCCAACCAAGATAGGAAAGAACCCATCCAATATGTTTCGTGAACCATTGGAGGAGATATCAAGGCTATCTTCATTTcctatttttcaaaaagagaattCTATAAATTCAACCTTTTTGGAAAATCAGAAGCCCAAAAGAACGGCACTGTCAGATATCACAAACTCATTTAATGAAACCAATGAACAGttttttaaaaacaaagacTTGggaatggaaaaaagaacccATAAGGAACAGcttcaaaggaaaaatggGCGTTTGTCATCATTCAAACCTATCCAGTCCCAAGAACTCCGTATAAATTCTTTGCCTAATAAACAAAGTAAACCATCCCCATCTCTAGACCCTCGTCGCAATGTCTCCCAGCCATTGAATTCAAAAGTGGAATCGCTATTGCAGGGAACGAAGTTTATGAAAGAGCCACCTTCTCAGTGTAACCATGAGAGTGGTTCCTTATTTATGGATAAATGTGCCGCAGGTGAAACTCCAGGTGAAATTTCGGATGATTTGATTGAAAGTTCATATGTACCTTTAACAATGGTAGCTTCACCTTCGAGAGATCCCAGTATTTTAGCAGAGTCTAGTACAATTCAAAAACCAATGTTGTCTTTACCTTCCAGCTTTTTGAATACATCTATGACGTTTAAAAATCTGAGCCAGATGCTTGTCGATGACGCTGATGATGCTATTGATGCTGATGATGCTGATGATGCTGATAATAAGCACTTGAATGTACCACAGAATCAATCTAGGAGCGTAGCCATGTCGCATCCTTTGCGAAAACAGTCTGCGAGAATATCTTTAACGCCACGGTCTAACTTGAACGCTAATTTATCTGTGAAACGTTATCAAGGCTCACCTGGTTCTTATTTAAGCAACGATTTCGATGGAATCTCGGATATGACATTTGCGATGGAGATACCAACGAACACTTTTACGGCTCAGGCAATTCAATTAATGAATAATGACCCACGCAATAATATGACTAGCGTATCACCCAAAGTATCTTCGTTCACAAAAGCTGGAGGATTTAAATCGGCTGATTACGTTTCGGATGGTAAAAAAGCAGATAACAACGAAATTAATAACATCATTGATAACACTGTGCGAAATAcgaaagatgaaaaagctattaatatttttgaagatgcTCCCTCTGATGAGGGGTCGTTAAACACATCTTCAGAGAGCGATTCACAAGGAAGTGTGCATAGGAAAGCAGTGTCTATCGACACATTAGCAACCACAAATGTTCTTACTCCCGCAACAAATGTTAGAGTAAGTCTTTACTggaataataatagttcAGGCATTCCTAGAGAAACTACTGAAGAAATACTTTCAAAGCTTAGATTATCACCGGAAAAGCCTCCAACTCCTTACGTGCAAAAAAGATTCTCTTCCACACGTGGCAGTCATGATAGTAATACGTTAGGTATTTCCCAAAGTGTACAGTCAATGTTCAAAGATCTGGAGGAAGATCAAGATGAGCACACTTCCCAAGCTGATATGCTTGAATCAAGTTTAACCTGCCCAAATCAAAGGCCATCCGAGGAGAGCACTAATCCACAACAAAGAGTTACAATGTTATTTGATGAGgacgaagaagaatccAAAAAAGTTGgaggagaaaaaataaaagaggaGCAAATCAAGCTAGATGATAGAATAGTTGAGGAACCTCCCCAAGTTGCGTTGCCAATTGTTgagaaagaggaaaatgCAGATATGGCCGAAAATAATCACCTTGAAGTACCAAATATCACATCGGCTAAAGCTACCAAAGAAACCGCTACAAAATTAGGTTTATCTGCTAATACAAAAAAGCCAGTAAACACTGTAAAAAGTgttaagaaaacaaaaactgaAGATGTTCCTGTCAATGACAAAAGGAACTGGCTCGTGAAGttgtttcaaaacttttcatCTCATAATAATGGTACAAAGATATCTAAGAATCATGTAACGAGTATATCATTTGATGATGCGCATATGCTAACTTTAAATGAATTCAACAAGAATAGTATTGACTATCAATTAAAAAACTTGGACCACAAGTTTGGCCGGAAAACGGTGGAATATGACTGCAAATTTGTGGAAGGTAACTTCAAGTTCAAAATTAAGATTAGCAGTTTACCTAATGCGTCGACGGTAATCACCGTGAAAAGGCGAAGCAAAAACTCAAATACTACTTCCGATaaagcttttgaaaagtttaataATGATGTCGAGAGAGTAATTCGAAATGCTGGACGTTCATAA
- the UTP11 gene encoding rRNA-processing protein UTP11 (similar to Saccharomyces cerevisiae UTP11 (YKL099C); ancestral locus Anc_2.482), giving the protein MAKLVHDVQKKQHRERSQLTSRTRFGFLEKHKDYVKRAQDFHRKQSTLKVLREKAKERNPDEYYHAMHSRKTDAKGLLISSRHGDEEDESLSMDQVKLLKTQDSNYVRTLRQIELKKLEKRSKELMFKSSGKHTIFVDSRERMVDFAPEKFFNTTSEMVNRSENRLTKDQLTQDIFNNKTASSIMPKESLDKKKLRKFKQVKQHVQRETQLKEVQQRMDSQRELLKKGSKKKIVDPTGKSSFKWKKQRKR; this is encoded by the coding sequence ATGGCTAAACTTGTGCATGATgtccaaaaaaaacaacataGAGAGCGGTCTCAACTAACGAGCCGTACCAGATTTGGGTTCTTAGAAAAGCATAAAGATTATGTGAAACGTGCCCAAGATTTCCACAGAAAACAGTCCACCTTGAAAGTTCTCAGagaaaaagcaaaggaAAGAAACCCAGACGAATACTACCATGCCATGCACTCCAGGAAGACTGATGCTAAGGGGCTTCTGATCAGCTCACGTCATGGtgacgaagaagatgagtcCCTTTCCATGGATCAAGTTAAACTACTCAAGACGCAAGATAGTAACTATGTCAGGACGTTGAGGCAAATAGAGCTAAAAAAACTGGAGAAAAGGTCGAAGGAGTTGATGTTCAAAAGCAGTGGGAAGCATACAATATTTGTTGATTCCCGAGAAAGGATGGTTGATTTTGCTCCAGAAAAGTTCTTTAATACCACTTCTGAAATGGTGAATAGGTCTGAAAATAGATTAACTAAGGACCAATTAACTCAAGATATCTTTAATAATAAGACCGCTTCATCGATAATGCCCAAGGAATCTTtagataaaaagaaattgaggAAATTCAAGCAAGTAAAGCAACATGTACAAAGGGAAACCCAATTAAAGGAGGTCCAACAGAGAATGGACTCTCAAAGggaattgttgaaaaaaggctctaagaagaaaattgtaGACCCTACAGGCAAGTCTTCATTTAAATGGAAGAAGCAACGGAAACGTTAA
- the CWP2 gene encoding Cwp2p (similar to Saccharomyces cerevisiae CWP2 (YKL096W-A); ancestral locus Anc_2.484), giving the protein MQFSTVVSVAFVALANFVAAETAAAISQITDGQIQATTTATEATTSATPTSTVETVSASSTETVSQQTENGAAKAAVGMGAGALAAAAMLL; this is encoded by the coding sequence atgcaattcTCTACTGTCGTTTCCGTCGCTTTCGTCGCTTTGGCCAACTTTGTTGCTGCTGAAACCGCTGCCGCCATTTCTCAAATCACTGACGGTCAAATTCAAGCTACCACCACTGCTACTGAAGCCACCACCTCCGCTACCCCAACTTCCACCGTCGAAACCGTTTCTGCTTCCAGCACTGAAACCGTTTCTCAACAAACTGAAAACGGTGCTGCTAAGGCCGCTGTCGGTATGGGTGCCGGTGCTCTAGCTGCTGCCGCTATGTTGTTATAA
- the APE1 gene encoding metalloaminopeptidase APE1 (similar to Saccharomyces cerevisiae APE1 (YKL103C); ancestral locus Anc_2.478) → MEQQREILEQLKRTLQMLTVEPSKNDQTVNENKEKREKRQTGNSWCVLEDNYEGIAQKFIEFIYKNPTTYHVVSFFAELLKEHDFKYLSEKSNWNDSIGENGGKFYTIRNGTNLSAFILGKNWKAEKGVGVIGSHVDALTVKLKPVSFKDTSEGYGRIAVAPYGGTLNELWLDRDLGIGGRLLYKKKDTNEIKSALIDSTPFPICRIPSLAPHFGKPAEGPFDKEDQTIPVIGFSAPDEEGSEPPTDDEKKSPLFGKHCIHLLRYVAKLAGVEVSELVQMDLDLFDVQKGTIGGIGKHFLFAPRLDDRLCSFAAMIALICYAKDVNTEDSESFCTVTLYDNEEIGSLTRQGAKGGLLESIVERSSSAFTKKPVDLHTVWANSIILSADVNHLYNPNFPEVYLKNHSPVPNVGITLSLDPNGHMATDVVGTALVEELARRNGDKVQYFQIKNNSRSGGTIGPSLASQTGARTIDLGIAQLSMHSIRAATGSKDVGLGVKFFNGFFKHWRSVYDEFGEL, encoded by the coding sequence ATGGAGCAACAACGTGAAATACTGGAACAATTGAAGAGAACTCTTCAAATGCTAACTGTTGAGCCATCCAAAAATGATCAAACcgtaaatgaaaataaggaaaagaGGGAGAAGAGGCAAACCGGAAATTCCTGGTGTGTACTGGAGGACAATTACGAAGGCATTGCACAGAAATTTATTGAGTTCATTTACAAGAATCCTACTACTTATCATGTCGTATCATTTTTCGCTGAGTTGTTAAAGGAGCATGATTTCAAGTATTTGAGTGAGAAATCCAATTGGAATGACTCCATTGGTGAAAATGGTGGGAAATTTTACACTATCAGAAATGGGACCAACTTATCTGCCTTCATCTTGGGAAAGAACTGGAAGGCTGAAAAGGGTGTCGGTGTCATTGGGTCCCATGTGGACGCCTTGACCGTCAAATTGAAACCCGTTTCCTTCAAAGATACATCTGAAGGTTACGGAAGAATTGCTGTCGCTCCATATGGAGGCACTTTGAATGAGCTATGGCTAGACAGAGACCTGGGTATTGGTGGTCGTCTTCtttataaaaagaaagatacTAATGAAATTAAAAGTGCCTTGATTGATTCTACACCCTTCCCCATCTGCCGAATTCCTTCTTTAGCCCCTCATTTCGGTAAACCTGCTGAAGGCCCATTTGATAAAGAGGACCAAACTATCCCAGTTATCGGCTTCTCTGCCCCAGATGAGGAGGGCAGTGAACCCCCTAccgatgatgaaaaaaagtcacCCCTATTCGGTAAACACTGCATCCATCTTTTAAGATATGTCGCCAAATTAGCCGGCGTGGAAGTGTCCGAATTGGTTCAAATGGATTTAGATTTATTTGATGTTCAAAAAGGTACCATTGGTGGAATTGGCAAGCATTTCCTTTTTGCGCCACGTTTAGATGACAGATTATGTAGTTTTGCGGCAATGATTGCCTTGATTTGCTACGCCAAAGATGTTAACACTGAGGATTCAGAATCGTTCTGCACTGTAACTTTGTATGACAATGAAGAAATCGGATCGTTGACAAGACAAGGTGCAAAAGGTGGCCTACTGGAGTCGATAGTAGAGCGTAGCTCTTCCGCATTCACCAAGAAGCCAGTCGACCTACATACCGTTTGGGCCAATTCCATCATTCTATCAGCAGACGTCAACCACTTGTACAACCCAAACTTCCCAGAAGTCTACTTGAAGAACCATTCTCCAGTGCCTAACGTCGGAATCACGTTATCGCTGGATCCAAATGGTCACATGGCTACAGATGTCGTAGGAACTGCCCTGGTTGAAGAACTGGCACGCCGTAACGGAGACAAAGTGCAATACttccaaatcaaaaataattcaaGATCAGGTGGCACCATCGGCCCATCGTTGGCCTCTCAAACCGGCGCCCGTACCATAGACCTGGGTATCGCGCAATTGTCTATGCACAGTATCAGAGCTGCTACAGGGTCCAAGGATGTTGGATTGGGTGTCAAGTTCTTCAACGGCTTTTTCAAGCACTGGAGATCTGTCTACGATGAATTCGGAGAATTGTGA